The Deefgea tanakiae DNA segment CGGTCGATTTTTCGCATGGTGAATGTACTTTTTGTGGCGACTGTACTAGCGCCTGTACACCTAAGGCACTAGAGCAAAGCACAGATACTCCGTGGGCTTTGCAAGCAAGCATAACAGACCGCTGCTTGGCCTTGCATGGCGTTGAGTGCCGCATCTGTGGTGAGGCTTGTGATGAACGCGCGATTCATTTTCAGCTGGCGATTGGCAAAGTAGCGCAGCCGCAGCTCATCACCGAGCAATGCACGGGCTGCGGCGCATGCCTTGCCCCCTGCCCAAGCAACAGCATTCATATTTTGGAGTTAATGGCATGAATATTTTCAGCTTAGTCATCCGTGCCGTCCCTGGATTTCTGGATGAGGTTAAAGCCGCTGTCATGGCGGTTCCCGGCGTAGAGCTACACATTGAGCATGAAGGCAAACTCATCATCACCATCGAAGACATACCCGGCCTGCGTAGCTCTGAATTGCTAAAAAAAATCCAAGAAATCCCTCGTGTCGCCTCTGCGACGCTGGCCTATGAATACTGCGACGACGAGACATTGCCGACGCAAGCCCTACCGACTCCAAAACAAAAAAACCCCGAGGAACGTTTATCATGAGCTTAGATCGTCGTGACTTTATTAAAATTTCTGCAGTCGCCGCTGCAGCCGCGAGCGCAGGAATCCCATTAGCGAATGCCGCGCCTAAAACCATGCCCGCCACCGCGGGAGATGGCAACACCGCAATCCGCTGGGATAAAGCACCATGCCGCTTTTGTGGTACGGGCTGCTCCGTCTTAGTCGGCACCCAAAATGGCCGCGTCGTTGCAACGCAAGGCGATCCAGATGGTGAAGTCAATCGCGGTCTCAACTGCGTAAAAGGCTACTTCCTTTCTAAAATCATGTACGGCGAAGATAGACTGACCCGGCCATTACTCAGGAAGAAAAATGGCGTTTACGATAAGAATGGTGAGTTCACCCCAATCAGTTGGGATGAAGCATTCGATATCATGGAAAAGAAATGGAAAGAGGCACTCAAAGCCAGCGGCCCTGATTCGGTGGCGATGTTTGGTTCAGGCCAATGGACCGTATGGGAAGGCTACGCGGCATCCAAACTGATGAAGGCTGGCTTTCGCAGTAATAATATCGACCCCAATGCACGCCACTGCATGGCCAGTGCCGTAACCGGATTTATGCGTACCTTCGGTATGGATGAGCCTATGGGCTGCTATGACGATATCGAAGCGGCTGATGCCTTTGTGCTTTGGGGCTCGAATATGGCCGAAATGCATCCGATTTTGTGGAGTCGCATCACGGATCGTCGCCTTTCTAACCCCAAAGTCAAAGTCTCTGTCCTATCGACTTACGAACATCGCTCATTCGAATTAGCCGATAACGGTTTAGGTTTGGTGTTCACGCCGCAAACTGATTTGGCAATGATGAACTTTATCTGCCATCACATTATTTCAACCGGCCGCGTCAATCAGAAATTCGTCAAAGATCATTGTAATTTCAAAATTGGTGAAACTGACATCGGTTTTGGCTTACGCCCCAACAATCCGCTCGAAGTCAAGGCCAAAGCCAACGGCTACCCTGGTGCCGATAACAAACCCAAGGGTAATCCAAGTGAAATGAAACCGGGCTCTTTTGAGCATTTTTCTAAATTTGTTGCGGACTATACCGTCGATAAAGTTAGTAAATTGTGCGGCATTCCTGAAGATCGCCTGATTGCGCTCGCAGAGCTGTACGCCGACCCCAAAATCAAAGTGATGTCGTTCTGGACCATGGGCTTTAATCAGCACACCCGTGGCACATGGGCGAACAATATGATTTACAACGTGCATTTGCTGACTGGCAAAATCGCCGAACCTGGCAATAGCCCCTTCTCACTCACAGGCCAACCATCGGCCTGTGGTACCGCCCGTGAAGTCGGTACTTTTGCCCACCGCCTACCTGCCGACATGCTTGTCGCTAATCCAGAGCATCGCAAACACGCAGAAGAAATCTGGCGTCTGCCCGAAGGGACGATTCCGGCCAAAATTGGTCTGCATGCCGTTGCAATGGCGCGTGCCATCAAAGACGGCAAAGTCAAAGTCTATTGGCAAATGGCCAATAACAATATGCAAGCGGGCCCCAACATTAACGAAGAGCTGTATCCAGGCTGGCGTCGCCCCGACACGTTTATTGTCGTCTCCGACCCCTACCCGACCGTTTCGGGGCTGGCCGCTGATTTGGTACTGCCAACTGCCATGTGGGTCGAAAAAGAAGGCGCGTTTGGTAACGCCGAACGCCGCACACAATTTTGGCGACAACAAGTCAACGCGCCGGGCGAAGCGCAGTCTGATTTATGGCAAATCATGCAGTTCGCCAAACGTTTTAAAGTTGAAGACGTGTGGCCAGCCGATTTGATCGCCAGAAAAGCCGGCATGAATGGAAAAAGCTTATTTGAAGTGCTGTTTATGAATGGCAATGTCAATCGCTTTAAAAATACCGACTTGCAAAAAGGCTTTGAAAACTTCGAAGCTAAGCTTGCAGGCTTTTATATTCAAAAAGGGCTGTTTGAAGAATATGCCTTATTTGGCCGCGGCCACGGCCATGACCTTGCATCGTTCGATATTTACCACCAGACGCGTGGCTTGCGTTGGCCGGTAGTC contains these protein-coding regions:
- the napF gene encoding ferredoxin-type protein NapF translates to MDTSRRNLLFGRKPQVPPEPRPPWASSNFIDRCTRCGDCVSVCPTQIIKVGDAGFPTVDFSHGECTFCGDCTSACTPKALEQSTDTPWALQASITDRCLALHGVECRICGEACDERAIHFQLAIGKVAQPQLITEQCTGCGACLAPCPSNSIHILELMA
- a CDS encoding chaperone NapD — its product is MNIFSLVIRAVPGFLDEVKAAVMAVPGVELHIEHEGKLIITIEDIPGLRSSELLKKIQEIPRVASATLAYEYCDDETLPTQALPTPKQKNPEERLS
- the napA gene encoding nitrate reductase catalytic subunit NapA, encoding MSLDRRDFIKISAVAAAAASAGIPLANAAPKTMPATAGDGNTAIRWDKAPCRFCGTGCSVLVGTQNGRVVATQGDPDGEVNRGLNCVKGYFLSKIMYGEDRLTRPLLRKKNGVYDKNGEFTPISWDEAFDIMEKKWKEALKASGPDSVAMFGSGQWTVWEGYAASKLMKAGFRSNNIDPNARHCMASAVTGFMRTFGMDEPMGCYDDIEAADAFVLWGSNMAEMHPILWSRITDRRLSNPKVKVSVLSTYEHRSFELADNGLGLVFTPQTDLAMMNFICHHIISTGRVNQKFVKDHCNFKIGETDIGFGLRPNNPLEVKAKANGYPGADNKPKGNPSEMKPGSFEHFSKFVADYTVDKVSKLCGIPEDRLIALAELYADPKIKVMSFWTMGFNQHTRGTWANNMIYNVHLLTGKIAEPGNSPFSLTGQPSACGTAREVGTFAHRLPADMLVANPEHRKHAEEIWRLPEGTIPAKIGLHAVAMARAIKDGKVKVYWQMANNNMQAGPNINEELYPGWRRPDTFIVVSDPYPTVSGLAADLVLPTAMWVEKEGAFGNAERRTQFWRQQVNAPGEAQSDLWQIMQFAKRFKVEDVWPADLIARKAGMNGKSLFEVLFMNGNVNRFKNTDLQKGFENFEAKLAGFYIQKGLFEEYALFGRGHGHDLASFDIYHQTRGLRWPVVNGQETRWRYREGTDPYVKKGEGVRFYGNKDGRANIIALPYQAPPEMPDANFDMWLCTGRVLEHWHTGTMTRRVPELHKAVPEAMVFMNPNDAKKRGLQRGMLVKVASRRGEITARLETRGRNKPPVGLIFIPFFDEGRLVNKLTLDATCPISKQTDYKKCAVKVVKA